The Sediminicola sp. YIK13 genomic sequence TCTGCCACTTTCGTATTCCTTTTGTAAGATTGGCGCGCTCCATTGCCTTCCGCCCGCAATAATAGTTTTTCTGCCTATTGTTTTCTGCTACGTCATTGCGAACGCAGTGAAGCAATCCGTAACATTCGGGTCCTATTGGTAGGATTGTCCATTGTTTTCCTATGATCCAAACCTTTCTTTTCGCTATGAATGTCACCCCTAACCATCTGGCATTGTGATATATTAACATAATGTATCCTTAAAATTATCTTAAAAAGGTAATACAGCATAGAAAGCGGAAAAGGGAGCGGAGTTTTGGAAGGTTATTCTGACGCATCTTTGCAGTGTATAATTTTTAAAACTATACAATCATGACAAAAGAAAAATTTAATCCAAGTATATATCAAACGATCCCCTATTCATTTGATATGGTAGACCAATGGAATGCCGAAGGAAAGAGAATCAAGGATTTAGTACTTAAAAATACAATGGTCACTGAGCAAGGTGTTTCTGAAATGACCCTTAATATCACCAAATTATCTGCTACAGATAAAGCTGGCAAGGAACATTTTATTGAGGATTTTCCATCCTTGGCCAATTTGACTATCAAAGGGTTGCATACAGGGCATTTTTTGAGGTCCAAAAGCGCACTGGAGCTGAACCCTGGGGAGTACACTTCTTTTAGGTTCTATCTGAAAAAAGCAGGAAACAGTTTTGTGTACAGCGACCGCAGTTCAAAAAATGTATCCAGTTTTGAAAGCCTCGATTTTGAGATCGAAGGCGGACTACAGATACACGGAGACGAAGCCAAGGAGGTAATCCTAAGGTTTGATTTTGAACCTTATGCCTTGCCACAGTTTTTGATGAAAACAAAGGAAATGTTCAAAAGCTTCAAGTGGTTTATGAGCCAGTTGGTGCAAAGTATGGAGCACAAACGCATAAAAATTTAGATAAGGGAAGTCGCTCATTTTGGCGGCATAGGGTGTAAGATGTGTTCATCTGCACCAGTACAATACAAAAAGCCTTCCGTTTCTGGAAGGCTTTTTTTGTGCTACCAAGGGGTTAGGTGGTTCGGTATGCGCTGCCATAAAAAAACCCGGCAGTTGAGCCAGGTTTTTAGTATGCCTTTTATCCTATTGGATTAATCGTCCAGCAAGTCGATGATGTCCTTCATTTTGTTGCGTATGGCCTGTGCCAGATCGTTGTTGCCATCTTCATCACGGGGCGATATCTCTATAATGCCATCGTTGTTGCCGTCCATTGCTCCACTCAGGTCTATCCCGTTAACGGAATTGAACAAAAGGGAGAGGTTAAAATCGATCACCAAGCTCTCTGTGTTATTGGAAATTAAAAAATCTACCGTAGGATCCTCAAAATCGATCTCTATTTCATCCATAAAATCATGCCAGAAGACAAAGGGAACATCGTTTACGGTGCCCTTGATCAGTACGGATTTGTCAAAAATCTCACTGTTCACATCCTTGTTTTTATTGATCTTGAACTCCAATTCCTCATAACGGCCATTGGGGACGGTAACATTTAGAAAGCTGATCTGTCCCGCCATTAGGTCTAGGGTAAAGGGACCTTCCAGTTCTATCTCATCTTCGAAATCGAAGTAACCGTCGTCATCCCAGTCATCGTTTATATCATCTTCCATTTCCATCTCTTCCACATCGATCTCCAGTTCAAATTCCACAAGGTTGATGACGAAGTCGGTGATCTCAATACCTTCTGCCACACTCTTGGAGGTGGTCCCCTGTTTGGAAGAAGATGTGGCTGTAGTGGTGCTTTTTGCGCTCAGCGCCAGTTTCCCCGAATCCGAACCTGATTCTTCCTTGGAACAGGAGATTAAGGTGAAAATACTCAGCAGTGCAAGGCCGAGCCATTGATTGAATTGTTTCATAGTAGTAAATTTTAAATATTTGGGTTTATATAATGGTAAAACAACTGAGTTTGGTTTTACCCTACTTTTTTTCGATGAACTACATCAATTGCGTAAGAAAGTATAACGGTAAAGGAGGTCATCTAGTATGGAACCGTGGCGTCAGCAGGATTTTGGAGGAATCTAAAAAACCACAATTTAGCAAAGGATGAACCTTACAGGTTGGCCATCTCGAGAATAGTGTTGCCCTATAAATGGCAAGTGGGTAGGGCCATATAAAAGGGAAACCTCAAAATTTGATCGGGTATAATCAAAATATCCTCTGCGTGGCCAAAGCCAAGAGCTATGACTAATTGGGCAATTCATGACAATGGTCAGGAAATTTTCTGGTGAACCTATATATTTTTGATCATGGAACCGAAGAAGGTATTGAAGTTATTGGTGGTTTGCCTTATTTGTGTGGGGTTGATCACCGCCTTTGTGATACTTCTAAAATATGTAATCAACTAAATTATAGGATATGAAAAAAAATATGGGCGGCACAGACCGCATGATTCGATTTATTATTGCCGCTGTGATCGGGGTCTTGTATTGGCAGAAAATTATAGATGGCACACTGGCCTATGTGCTCCTGACACTGGCGGGGATATTTGTATTGACCAGTTTCGTTAGCTTTTGTCCGCTTTACAGTATTGTGGGTCTCAATACCTGTAAGATAAAAGAGTAGAGATAAATTTGTTTGAAAAAGGGTATTGACTAAGGCATGGTCAATACCCTTTGTTGTGTGCTGCATGTTACATCCGTTGATGCCACCCAGTGTAACTATTGTTACTGTACCGGTAAAATATAGGGTCTACCTTTAGGTACAACTAAACAAAAGACCTATTATGGGATCACATCATCAAGTACTGATTATTGGAGGGGGTACGGCCGGCATTATGGTTGCTTCACAACTTATAAGACAGAAAAAAGTAAAGGATATTGCTATTATCGAGCCATCTGATACACATTATTATCAGCCGGCTTGGACCTTGGTGGCAGCCGGTACTTATGACTTTGCTAAAACAGCCAAACCCATGGGATCCATCATACCTAAGGGCGCTACCTGGATAAAGGATAAGGCCACTGGTTTTGATCCGGAAAACAACCGTGTCCATACTGAGACCAAAGGGGATATTACCTATGATTATTTGGTGGTTGCTCCCGGATTGGCCTATGATTTTAGTTTGGTACCGGGATTGGGGGAGGCCATGGATAAAGGGGTGGTCTGCAGTACCTATACCGATTCCAGACATGCATGGGATGTCATCAAAAACTTTAAGGGAGGGACGGCTTTGTTCACTCAGCCAACCACGCCCATAAAATGTGGTGGCGCACCTCAGAAAATCATGTATTTAGCTGAAAGCTATTTTAGAAAAACGGGCGTTCGAAAAAATATGGAGGTGGTATTTGCAACCTCAGGAACAAAAATATTTGGCATCAAAAGAATAGCCGATACGTTAATGAAGGTGGTTGATAGGAAGGATATCAATCTTAGGTTTT encodes the following:
- a CDS encoding NAD(P)/FAD-dependent oxidoreductase, giving the protein MGSHHQVLIIGGGTAGIMVASQLIRQKKVKDIAIIEPSDTHYYQPAWTLVAAGTYDFAKTAKPMGSIIPKGATWIKDKATGFDPENNRVHTETKGDITYDYLVVAPGLAYDFSLVPGLGEAMDKGVVCSTYTDSRHAWDVIKNFKGGTALFTQPTTPIKCGGAPQKIMYLAESYFRKTGVRKNMEVVFATSGTKIFGIKRIADTLMKVVDRKDINLRFYHKLVEVDAEKQIAWYELGKDIAPGTCVVKSGDDAKPLDETFQYNYKDVKVTIEGNRYGIHYDMLHTAPPSVAPTFVSESSLVNEVGWVDVDKQTMQHTKYPNIFSLGDVSSLPTAKTGAAVRKQAPVVVENIDLLIKENKIGTKAYNGYSSCPLVTDYGKMVLAEFDYDNKFTPDPKLKQMLVFDSTKEHWRLWLLKKYGLPYLYWNKMMKGKNV
- a CDS encoding YgaP family membrane protein; its protein translation is MKKNMGGTDRMIRFIIAAVIGVLYWQKIIDGTLAYVLLTLAGIFVLTSFVSFCPLYSIVGLNTCKIKE